The following are encoded together in the Microterricola viridarii genome:
- a CDS encoding glycoside hydrolase family 1 protein: protein MNQPSALPVLPEGFVWGVSTAAYQIEGAVTEDGRGPTSWDAFCAEPGRVLNGDSGEVACDHYHRYPEDIALMADLGVDAYRFSFAWSRIQPTGSGAVNPLGLDFYDRLVDGLLKAGVTPSPTLFHWDTPLPLEQAGGWLNRDTALRFGEYAGIVGEHFADRIPRWITINEPVVLTMLGYGAGIQAPGLRLGFEALPAAHHLLLGHGLAVRALRAAGADNIGVANNHAPTWAAGDDPADQQAAGLYDHISNWIFADPILTGAYPEAMAGMLPDVPAEDLEIISSPIDWYGINYYNPTKVAAPGYSATQGDADGPALIDGHELDAGLPFELVDIDGYPRTDFDWPVIPAGLTELLVSFRERYGDALPPIYITENGAAINDEPDAAGRVTDQRRIDYTDAHLRAIADAVDAGVDVRGYFHWSLMDNFEWAVGNSMRFGLVHTDFETQTRTPKDSFHWYRDVIAANRARS from the coding sequence ATGAACCAGCCGTCCGCGCTCCCCGTTCTGCCTGAGGGTTTCGTCTGGGGGGTGTCAACGGCCGCCTACCAGATCGAAGGCGCGGTGACAGAGGACGGCCGCGGGCCGACATCCTGGGACGCCTTCTGCGCGGAGCCCGGCCGGGTACTGAACGGCGATAGCGGCGAGGTCGCCTGCGACCACTACCACCGCTACCCGGAGGACATCGCCCTGATGGCCGACCTCGGGGTGGACGCCTACCGCTTCTCGTTCGCCTGGAGCCGCATCCAGCCCACCGGGTCCGGCGCCGTGAACCCGCTCGGCCTGGACTTCTACGACCGCCTGGTCGACGGCCTGCTCAAGGCGGGCGTCACGCCGTCACCGACGCTGTTCCATTGGGACACCCCGCTGCCGCTCGAGCAGGCTGGCGGCTGGCTGAACCGTGACACCGCGCTGCGCTTCGGCGAGTACGCCGGCATCGTCGGCGAGCACTTCGCCGACCGCATCCCTCGTTGGATCACGATCAACGAGCCCGTCGTGCTCACCATGCTCGGCTACGGTGCCGGCATCCAGGCCCCCGGCCTGCGGCTCGGCTTCGAGGCCCTCCCCGCCGCGCACCACCTGCTGCTCGGGCACGGACTCGCGGTGCGGGCGCTGCGGGCGGCCGGCGCCGACAACATCGGCGTCGCCAACAACCACGCACCCACCTGGGCTGCCGGCGATGACCCGGCCGACCAGCAGGCGGCCGGGCTCTACGACCACATCTCCAATTGGATCTTCGCCGACCCGATCCTCACCGGCGCCTACCCGGAGGCCATGGCCGGCATGCTGCCCGATGTGCCGGCCGAAGACCTCGAGATCATCTCCAGCCCGATCGACTGGTACGGCATCAACTACTACAACCCGACCAAGGTGGCCGCTCCCGGCTACAGCGCAACCCAGGGCGACGCTGACGGCCCGGCCCTCATCGACGGCCACGAGCTCGACGCCGGCCTGCCGTTCGAACTCGTGGACATCGACGGTTACCCGCGCACCGACTTCGACTGGCCCGTCATCCCGGCCGGCCTCACCGAGCTGCTCGTCTCGTTCCGGGAGCGCTACGGCGACGCGCTGCCCCCGATCTACATCACCGAAAACGGCGCGGCCATCAACGACGAGCCGGATGCCGCCGGCCGGGTCACCGATCAGCGCCGCATCGACTATACCGACGCGCACCTACGTGCCATCGCCGATGCGGTCGACGCGGGTGTCGATGTGCGCGGCTACTTCCACTGGTCGCTGATGGACAACTTCGAGTGGGCGGTCGGCAACTCGATGCGCTTCGGCCTCGTGCACACCGACTTCGAGACCCAGACGCGCACGCCCAAGGATTCCTTCCACTGGTACCGCGACGTGATCGCCGCGAACCGCGCCCGGTCGTAG
- a CDS encoding protein-L-isoaspartate(D-aspartate) O-methyltransferase, translating into MSEFDSRRAEMLEWHLARRGITDALVLGAMGSVPREEFVRAELRGQAYADHPLPIGDGQTISQPYIVALMAQAARVDAGSRVLEIGTGSGYAAAVLAAIAGEVWSIERMPRLAARAGDLLARLGYTNAHVRLADGTLGLAEHAPYDAIIVSAAGPAVPEALREQLAPTGRLVLPLEDVSGWQTLVVVHRGDPASTGTAAGEWEHESLGGVRFVPLIGEQGWDSEKNLWSPF; encoded by the coding sequence GTGAGCGAGTTCGACTCGCGCCGGGCCGAGATGCTCGAGTGGCACCTGGCCCGACGCGGCATCACCGACGCCCTGGTGCTCGGAGCGATGGGCTCCGTGCCGCGCGAGGAATTCGTGCGCGCCGAGCTGCGCGGGCAGGCCTATGCCGACCACCCGCTGCCCATCGGCGACGGCCAGACCATCTCGCAGCCCTACATCGTGGCGCTGATGGCCCAGGCCGCCCGGGTCGACGCGGGCAGCCGGGTGCTCGAGATCGGCACCGGCTCCGGCTACGCGGCGGCCGTGCTGGCTGCCATCGCCGGCGAGGTCTGGTCGATCGAGCGGATGCCGCGGCTGGCCGCACGGGCGGGCGACCTGCTCGCACGCCTCGGCTACACGAACGCCCACGTGCGGCTGGCGGACGGCACGCTCGGTCTGGCCGAGCACGCGCCCTACGACGCGATCATCGTCTCGGCGGCCGGGCCTGCCGTACCCGAAGCGCTTCGCGAGCAGCTCGCACCAACCGGTCGGCTGGTGTTGCCGCTGGAGGATGTGAGCGGCTGGCAGACCCTGGTGGTGGTGCACCGCGGCGATCCTGCGAGTACGGGCACCGCCGCGGGAGAGTGGGAACACGAGTCCCTGGGCGGCGTGCGATTCGTGCCGTTGATCGGCGAGCAGGGCTGGGATTCGGAAAAGAATCTCTGGAGCCCTTTCTAA
- a CDS encoding carbohydrate ABC transporter permease → MRRILMWIAENALLVGLALIFLAPIVFVFLTSVMSSSQTLTASLWPQPFEWSNYVKVFTEAPLLLWFANSATYAILATVFMLVSSVPAAYVLAKIRFRYSNVVFTAIIIAMLLPPQVTAIPIYVMWSNLGLTGTLWPLILPNLLGDAFSIFLLRQFFLTIPSEYADAARIDGNGEFGVLRRVMVPMAKPGIAATGIFMFFHSWNDYFGPLLYTSENQSAWPVAYGLASFRGIHGTDWGLTMAMTMLVTVPIVLIFFFAQRVFVEGITLTGVKG, encoded by the coding sequence ATGCGCCGCATACTGATGTGGATCGCGGAGAACGCGCTCCTGGTCGGCCTCGCGCTGATCTTCCTCGCCCCGATCGTCTTCGTCTTCCTCACCTCGGTGATGTCGAGCTCGCAGACGCTCACCGCGTCGCTCTGGCCGCAACCATTCGAGTGGTCCAACTACGTGAAGGTGTTCACGGAGGCGCCGCTCCTGCTCTGGTTCGCCAACTCGGCCACCTACGCCATCCTGGCAACCGTGTTCATGCTCGTCTCCAGCGTGCCGGCCGCCTACGTGCTCGCCAAGATCCGGTTCCGCTACTCGAACGTGGTGTTCACGGCCATCATCATCGCGATGCTGCTGCCGCCCCAGGTCACGGCGATCCCGATCTATGTGATGTGGTCGAATCTCGGCCTCACCGGCACGCTCTGGCCGTTGATCCTGCCGAACTTGCTCGGTGACGCCTTCTCGATCTTCTTGTTGCGGCAGTTCTTCCTCACCATCCCGAGCGAGTACGCCGATGCCGCCCGCATCGACGGCAACGGCGAGTTCGGCGTGCTCAGACGTGTCATGGTGCCGATGGCCAAACCCGGCATCGCTGCGACGGGCATCTTCATGTTCTTCCACTCGTGGAACGACTACTTCGGCCCGCTGCTGTACACCTCAGAGAACCAGTCCGCTTGGCCTGTCGCCTACGGCCTGGCCTCCTTCCGCGGCATCCACGGCACCGATTGGGGGCTGACCATGGCGATGACGATGCTCGTGACGGTTCCCATCGTGCTGATCTTCTTCTTTGCCCAACGCGTCTTCGT
- a CDS encoding ROK family transcriptional regulator has translation MAVKNAQGTPGWLGAVNDRTAFSLLLEHGVLTRNRIGELSGLSKPTAAQIVTRLEEAGLIYEAAQISGGRGPNAAGYAAHTDRVLGVAVDVTPTAIHATVADARGTEYPVVTLPVVTLPVAQHPATRPAPGRSALSDIRAAIDAASLAAGTSPEAVQRLHIAVPGAVDPRSDELSFANKLPGWPRRGLRAHLEDGLARTVEIDNDANLAAIAERTRGAGIDSPGFALLWMGSGLGVSIDQGGSLIRGASGGAGEIGYLPVPRSAAELDPVAEDLQDLMGGTAVSRLLRSHGVQGRTLDDRLERFAEAPAAARSAALAELAPRIALGALPVLAVLDPGTIVLGGPIGAAGGRALADLVRTHIRRSSRWAPDVVATTVGAHPALRGAHDALVTDVRTSLLENITALSA, from the coding sequence GTGGCAGTGAAAAACGCGCAAGGCACACCGGGCTGGCTCGGCGCGGTCAACGACCGCACCGCGTTCTCGCTGCTGCTCGAGCACGGCGTGCTGACTCGCAACCGCATCGGAGAGCTCTCCGGGTTGTCGAAGCCGACCGCCGCCCAGATCGTGACCAGGCTCGAAGAGGCCGGACTCATCTACGAGGCCGCACAGATCTCCGGCGGCCGGGGCCCCAACGCCGCCGGCTACGCAGCACACACCGACCGCGTGCTCGGCGTCGCCGTCGACGTCACCCCCACCGCAATCCACGCCACCGTCGCCGATGCCCGCGGCACGGAGTATCCCGTCGTGACGCTCCCCGTCGTGACCCTGCCCGTGGCGCAGCACCCCGCCACACGTCCAGCGCCCGGACGCAGTGCGCTCAGCGACATCCGCGCGGCCATCGACGCCGCCAGCCTGGCCGCCGGCACGAGCCCAGAGGCGGTGCAGCGACTGCACATCGCCGTGCCCGGTGCCGTCGACCCGCGCAGCGACGAGCTGAGCTTCGCCAACAAGCTGCCCGGCTGGCCGCGCCGCGGCCTGCGCGCACACCTGGAGGACGGCCTGGCGCGCACGGTCGAGATCGACAACGACGCCAACCTGGCCGCGATCGCCGAGCGCACCCGCGGCGCGGGCATCGACTCCCCCGGGTTCGCGCTGCTCTGGATGGGCAGCGGCCTCGGCGTCTCCATCGACCAGGGCGGCAGCCTGATCCGCGGCGCGTCCGGCGGCGCCGGCGAGATCGGCTACCTCCCCGTTCCCCGCTCCGCGGCCGAGCTCGACCCGGTCGCCGAAGACCTGCAGGACCTGATGGGCGGCACCGCCGTCTCCCGGCTCCTGCGCTCACACGGTGTGCAGGGACGCACGCTCGACGACCGGCTCGAACGTTTCGCGGAGGCCCCGGCCGCCGCGCGTTCGGCCGCGCTCGCCGAGCTGGCGCCCCGCATCGCCCTCGGCGCGCTACCGGTGCTCGCCGTACTCGACCCCGGCACGATCGTGCTCGGGGGCCCGATCGGCGCGGCCGGCGGCAGAGCGCTCGCCGACCTCGTCCGCACACACATCCGCAGGTCCAGTCGTTGGGCTCCGGATGTCGTCGCCACGACCGTCGGGGCGCATCCGGCGCTCCGCGGTGCACACGACGCCCTCGTCACCGATGTGCGCACATCGCTGCTCGAGAACATCACCGCACTCTCCGCCTGA
- the paaC gene encoding 1,2-phenylacetyl-CoA epoxidase subunit PaaC, with protein sequence MSGHSNRAIGTALTPESIKQSITDTDAGASDAVARYALGLGDDALVLAQRLGEWVTNAPELEEDVALSNIALDLLGHARSLLTYAGSAWGQSEDDLAYFRDEPQFVNRQLFEQPNGDFAQTIARQLIASAYFIGLYRALSASPDPMLSGIAAKALKEVDYHLDHSAQWLLRLGQGTAESHRRMQRGLDTMWVFSDELFSDDSLPTGQDAAALAGIAVTPSSLREGFDALVPRLITEAGLTVPSAPYARGGGRLGVHTEYLGPLLAEMQVLARVHPGASW encoded by the coding sequence ATGAGCGGTCACAGCAACCGGGCGATCGGGACCGCGCTCACGCCCGAGTCGATCAAGCAGAGCATCACCGACACGGATGCCGGGGCGAGCGACGCCGTCGCGCGCTACGCCCTCGGCCTCGGCGACGACGCCCTCGTGCTCGCCCAGCGGCTCGGCGAATGGGTCACGAACGCGCCAGAACTCGAAGAAGATGTGGCGCTGTCCAACATCGCCCTCGACCTGCTCGGCCACGCGCGCAGCCTGCTGACCTATGCCGGCTCCGCCTGGGGCCAGAGCGAGGACGACCTCGCCTATTTCCGGGACGAGCCGCAGTTCGTCAACCGGCAGCTGTTCGAGCAGCCGAACGGCGACTTCGCCCAGACGATTGCCCGCCAGCTGATCGCCTCGGCCTACTTCATCGGGTTGTACCGGGCACTGTCAGCATCCCCGGACCCGATGCTCTCCGGAATCGCCGCCAAGGCGCTCAAAGAGGTCGACTACCACCTCGACCACTCGGCGCAATGGCTGCTGCGCCTCGGCCAGGGCACCGCGGAATCGCACCGCCGCATGCAGCGCGGCCTCGACACCATGTGGGTCTTCAGCGACGAGCTCTTCAGTGACGACTCCCTTCCGACCGGCCAGGATGCCGCCGCTCTCGCCGGCATCGCCGTCACCCCGTCCTCGCTGCGGGAGGGCTTCGACGCCCTCGTGCCGCGGCTGATCACCGAGGCCGGGCTGACCGTGCCGAGCGCCCCCTACGCCCGCGGCGGCGGCCGACTCGGTGTGCACACCGAATACCTCGGCCCGCTGTTGGCCGAGATGCAGGTACTCGCCCGCGTGCACCCAGGAGCATCATGGTGA
- the paaD gene encoding 1,2-phenylacetyl-CoA epoxidase subunit PaaD, with amino-acid sequence MVTELERIARPRPATEPDRRVWDLAATVVDPEVPVLTIEDLGVLRSAHVDEQGGVLVEITPTYSGCPAVDAIRDDITAALARNGYAQVTVTTVLSPAWTTDWMSETGKTKLESYGIAAPRTRQAGGTVSLGLGIRCPQCGSLHTREVSRFGSTSCKAHYVCQRCQEPFDYFKEH; translated from the coding sequence ATGGTGACCGAACTGGAACGCATCGCCCGCCCCCGGCCGGCCACCGAGCCCGACCGGAGAGTCTGGGACCTCGCCGCGACCGTGGTCGACCCCGAGGTTCCCGTGCTGACCATCGAAGACCTCGGCGTGCTGCGCAGCGCCCACGTCGACGAGCAGGGCGGCGTGCTCGTCGAGATCACCCCGACCTACTCCGGCTGCCCGGCGGTCGACGCCATCCGCGACGACATCACGGCTGCACTCGCCCGCAACGGCTACGCCCAGGTCACGGTCACCACCGTGCTCTCCCCCGCGTGGACGACCGACTGGATGAGCGAGACCGGCAAGACCAAGCTCGAGAGCTACGGCATCGCCGCGCCGCGCACCCGGCAGGCCGGCGGCACCGTGAGCCTCGGCCTCGGCATCCGCTGCCCCCAGTGCGGCTCGCTGCACACGCGCGAGGTGAGCCGCTTCGGCTCGACCTCCTGCAAGGCACACTACGTCTGCCAGCGTTGCCAGGAGCCGTTCGACTACTTCAAGGAGCACTGA
- a CDS encoding extracellular solute-binding protein encodes MKLHSIPGRIAVIAALSGAAALTLAGCSTASTGSEFEASAPSTLSGTVSFWHFFSDREAEVIQSVVDDFEAANPGVTVEVHEGQDDEKLRKAIATGDKVDLGLSYSTDVVGNFCSTGAFRDLGAVIKRDSVDLSQFSDTVRSYTEFNGVRCSMPVLADVYGLYYNKDLLAAGGFTAPPKTLSELQDMAMKLTTFNADGSIKTLGFNPMMGWYENSAAHLGPLGAAEWLNADGTSAISGSPGWTELMEWQKGFIDELGYDKVNAFTAGLGQEFSADNAFQVGSVAMNLDGEYRTAFIADQAPQLNYGTAPMPVIDSDASLYGGGYVTGNIAGISKGSQHPELAWALLKYLTTDTDAIVKLSNGLKNAPTTTDALASPALEVSPQFKTFLDIMQNPNSATTPPSPLGAGYQQTFEDFWHSYQSGAVSDLPAGLADVDKQINDQLNLVSGP; translated from the coding sequence ATGAAGCTTCACAGCATCCCCGGCCGAATCGCCGTGATCGCCGCACTCTCCGGGGCCGCGGCGCTCACCCTCGCCGGCTGCAGCACCGCCAGCACCGGCAGTGAGTTCGAGGCATCCGCCCCGAGCACGCTGAGCGGCACCGTCTCGTTCTGGCACTTCTTCTCCGACAGGGAGGCCGAGGTGATCCAGTCCGTCGTCGACGACTTCGAGGCTGCGAACCCCGGCGTCACCGTCGAGGTGCACGAGGGCCAGGACGACGAGAAGCTGCGCAAGGCCATCGCCACCGGCGACAAGGTCGACTTGGGCCTCAGCTACTCGACCGATGTCGTCGGCAACTTCTGCTCGACCGGCGCATTCCGCGACCTCGGTGCCGTGATCAAACGGGATTCCGTCGACCTCAGCCAGTTCTCCGATACCGTGCGCAGCTACACGGAGTTCAACGGGGTGCGCTGCTCGATGCCCGTGCTCGCCGACGTCTACGGCCTGTACTACAACAAGGACCTGCTCGCCGCCGGTGGCTTCACCGCGCCGCCGAAGACGCTCTCCGAGCTGCAGGACATGGCAATGAAGCTCACCACATTCAACGCGGACGGCTCCATCAAGACGCTCGGGTTCAACCCGATGATGGGCTGGTACGAGAACTCGGCCGCGCACCTCGGCCCGCTCGGCGCCGCCGAATGGCTGAACGCCGACGGCACCTCCGCCATCTCCGGGTCGCCGGGCTGGACGGAGCTGATGGAGTGGCAGAAGGGCTTCATCGATGAGCTCGGCTACGACAAAGTCAACGCGTTCACGGCCGGCCTCGGCCAAGAATTCTCTGCAGACAACGCCTTCCAGGTCGGCAGCGTCGCGATGAACCTCGACGGTGAGTACCGCACCGCGTTCATCGCAGACCAGGCACCGCAGCTGAACTACGGCACGGCGCCGATGCCCGTCATCGACAGCGACGCCTCGCTCTACGGCGGCGGGTACGTGACCGGCAACATCGCCGGCATCTCCAAGGGCTCCCAGCACCCCGAGCTCGCCTGGGCCCTGCTCAAGTACCTCACCACCGACACGGATGCCATCGTCAAGCTGTCGAACGGCCTGAAGAACGCGCCGACCACGACCGACGCTCTCGCCTCCCCCGCCCTGGAGGTGTCACCCCAGTTCAAGACCTTCCTCGACATCATGCAGAACCCGAACTCGGCGACCACCCCACCGAGCCCGCTCGGAGCCGGATACCAGCAGACGTTCGAGGATTTCTGGCACAGCTACCAGAGCGGCGCCGTCAGCGACCTGCCCGCCGGCCTCGCCGACGTGGACAAGCAGATCAACGACCAGCTGAACCTCGTCAGCGGACCATAA
- a CDS encoding enoyl-CoA hydratase/isomerase family protein, with amino-acid sequence MTVELTIAEGVAEILLNEPGKLNALDEQAIADLSDAYTQAAEAGVRAVLLHGEGRAFCAGRDISNVDPATDDAEGYLSRVVTPLLTQIDAFPAPTFAIATGACLGIGLGLLIASDVVYVADTAKIGSPFANLGATLDSGGHALFFERLGAHRTLDLIYTAELISGTEAVQLGLFSRVVPQAEILAFTRARVSRVAAGATQAFLASKRLVHQLRDERVGLWPSLAAENAAQGALGGSADYAEGFAAFQEKRKPVFTGLA; translated from the coding sequence ATGACCGTCGAGCTCACCATCGCCGAGGGCGTTGCCGAGATCCTGCTCAACGAACCGGGCAAGCTCAACGCGCTGGACGAGCAGGCGATCGCCGACCTCTCCGACGCGTACACCCAGGCCGCCGAGGCGGGCGTGCGGGCCGTGCTGCTGCACGGGGAGGGCCGTGCGTTCTGCGCCGGCCGGGATATCTCGAATGTCGACCCAGCGACAGATGACGCCGAGGGCTACCTCTCCCGGGTGGTGACTCCGCTGCTGACCCAGATCGACGCCTTCCCCGCCCCGACCTTCGCGATCGCGACGGGGGCGTGCCTGGGCATCGGACTCGGCCTGCTGATCGCCAGCGACGTCGTCTACGTCGCCGACACCGCCAAGATCGGCTCCCCGTTCGCGAACCTCGGGGCAACACTCGACTCCGGCGGCCACGCCCTGTTCTTCGAACGGCTCGGCGCCCACCGCACCCTCGACCTCATCTACACGGCCGAGCTGATCAGCGGCACCGAGGCCGTGCAACTCGGCCTGTTCAGCCGGGTCGTGCCGCAGGCCGAGATCCTCGCATTCACCCGCGCCCGGGTGAGCCGGGTCGCGGCAGGAGCCACCCAGGCGTTCCTGGCGAGCAAGCGGCTCGTGCACCAGCTGCGCGATGAGCGGGTCGGCCTCTGGCCCTCGCTCGCCGCCGAGAACGCCGCCCAGGGGGCGCTCGGCGGCAGCGCGGACTACGCCGAGGGTTTCGCGGCCTTCCAAGAAAAGCGGAAGCCGGTGTTCACCGGGCTGGCGTGA
- the paaE gene encoding 1,2-phenylacetyl-CoA epoxidase subunit PaaE, with product MASDTTTTRRRAAFHRLKVAEVRRLTTDAIAVSFTVPDELRDQYAYAPGQYIALRTVLEGEDLRRSYSICQAPVAGELRVGIKRDLGGVFSSWALDHLEVGMELEVMSPEGTFTSRLADTDAAHLVAIAAGSGITPVLALIESTLGAHPGNRFTLLYSNRTVMDTMFVDELADLKDRYPDRLALHHLLTREIRSSELLSGRLDAHKLRSILRMLIEPGSVDEWFLCGPFDLVQLCRDTLAEFGVDADAIRFELFTTGRPENPSGQSGRPVQVDPGDEVHTISFRLDGTTGTVTSPVHSNESILNAALRVRGDVPFACAGGVCGTCRATLVSGTVEMAENYALEPDELERGYVLTCQSVPTSPCVEVNYDS from the coding sequence GTGGCCAGCGACACAACAACGACCCGGCGCCGGGCCGCGTTCCACCGGCTGAAGGTCGCCGAGGTGCGCAGGCTGACCACCGACGCCATCGCGGTGAGCTTCACCGTTCCGGATGAGCTGCGCGACCAGTATGCCTACGCGCCCGGCCAGTACATCGCGCTCCGCACCGTGCTGGAGGGCGAGGACCTGCGCCGCAGCTACTCGATCTGCCAGGCGCCCGTCGCCGGCGAGCTGCGGGTGGGGATCAAGCGCGACCTCGGCGGGGTGTTCTCCAGCTGGGCACTCGACCACCTCGAGGTCGGCATGGAGTTGGAGGTGATGAGTCCGGAGGGCACATTCACCTCCCGCTTGGCCGACACGGATGCCGCCCACCTCGTCGCGATCGCGGCCGGCTCCGGCATCACCCCGGTGCTCGCGCTGATCGAGAGCACGCTCGGCGCCCACCCGGGCAACCGCTTCACGCTGCTCTATTCGAACCGCACCGTGATGGACACGATGTTCGTCGACGAGCTCGCCGACCTCAAGGACCGCTACCCGGATCGGCTCGCGCTGCACCACCTGCTCACCCGGGAGATCCGCAGCTCCGAGCTGCTGAGCGGGCGCCTGGACGCGCACAAGCTGCGCAGCATCCTGCGCATGCTGATCGAACCGGGCAGCGTCGACGAGTGGTTCCTCTGTGGCCCGTTCGACCTCGTGCAGCTCTGCCGCGACACCCTCGCCGAGTTCGGCGTCGACGCGGACGCCATCCGCTTCGAGCTGTTCACAACCGGGCGCCCGGAGAACCCGTCCGGGCAGAGCGGTCGGCCCGTGCAGGTCGACCCCGGCGACGAGGTGCACACGATCAGCTTCCGCCTCGACGGCACGACGGGCACGGTGACGAGCCCGGTGCACAGCAACGAGAGCATTCTGAACGCCGCCCTCCGGGTGCGCGGCGACGTGCCGTTCGCCTGCGCCGGCGGCGTGTGTGGCACCTGCCGGGCGACCCTCGTCTCCGGCACCGTGGAGATGGCCGAGAACTACGCCCTCGAACCGGACGAGCTGGAGCGCGGCTACGTGCTCACCTGCCAGTCGGTGCCCACCAGCCCCTGCGTCGAAGTGAACTACGACTCCTAA
- a CDS encoding carbohydrate ABC transporter permease, with protein MSRTLAQPASSTVGRPVPAGRRTSAAHRRRTLTVFALLSPALLGLAIFFVYPLIASVYYSFTRYDLVSPPDWIGLRNYEYLFTQDPKVWIATLNTLWFVVFLVPIKIFFALGIAGLLVRAKRASGVWRTVFYLPALVPPVASVVAFVFLFNPATGPVNQILGVFGIQGPLWFNDPAWSKPSLVLLGIWVMGDIMIIFLAALLDVPREQYEAASLDGANGLQQLRYVTFPSITPVLMFAVITGVIAALQYFTEAAVASGVANGKAVVGEGTGANLGYPGNSLLTYTQWLYVRGFNTYQLGYASALAVLLFVVASIFLIALLRRFKAFTPEGTA; from the coding sequence ATGAGCCGCACACTCGCCCAGCCGGCGAGCAGCACCGTGGGGCGGCCGGTCCCGGCCGGCCGCCGCACGAGCGCTGCGCACCGCCGGCGCACACTCACCGTGTTCGCCCTGCTCTCCCCCGCGCTGCTCGGCCTGGCGATCTTCTTCGTCTACCCGCTCATCGCCTCCGTCTACTACTCGTTCACCCGCTACGACTTGGTGTCACCGCCGGACTGGATCGGGCTGCGCAACTACGAGTACCTCTTCACCCAGGACCCCAAGGTCTGGATCGCGACGCTGAACACCCTGTGGTTCGTCGTCTTCCTGGTGCCGATCAAGATCTTCTTCGCCCTCGGGATCGCCGGCCTGCTGGTGCGGGCGAAGCGGGCCAGCGGCGTCTGGCGCACCGTGTTCTACCTGCCGGCGCTCGTGCCGCCCGTGGCATCCGTCGTCGCCTTCGTGTTCCTGTTCAATCCGGCCACCGGGCCGGTGAACCAGATCCTCGGCGTCTTCGGCATCCAGGGCCCGCTCTGGTTCAACGACCCGGCCTGGTCCAAGCCCTCGCTGGTGCTGCTCGGCATCTGGGTGATGGGCGACATCATGATCATCTTCCTGGCCGCCTTGCTCGATGTGCCGCGCGAGCAGTACGAGGCGGCGTCGCTGGACGGCGCCAACGGCCTGCAGCAACTGCGCTACGTCACATTCCCCAGCATCACGCCCGTGCTCATGTTCGCGGTGATCACCGGTGTGATCGCGGCGTTGCAGTACTTCACGGAGGCGGCCGTGGCATCCGGGGTCGCCAACGGCAAGGCGGTCGTCGGCGAGGGTACGGGCGCCAACCTCGGCTACCCGGGCAACTCGTTGCTGACCTACACGCAGTGGCTCTATGTGCGCGGATTCAACACCTACCAGCTGGGCTATGCGTCAGCGCTGGCCGTGCTCTTGTTCGTCGTCGCGAGCATCTTCCTGATCGCCCTGTTGCGCCGGTTCAAGGCGTTCACTCCGGAGGGAACCGCCTGA
- the paaB gene encoding 1,2-phenylacetyl-CoA epoxidase subunit PaaB — MTSPGDSGEREQWPLWEVFVRSSRGLSHVHAGSLHAPDETMAVRNARDLYTRRGEGVSIWVVRASAITASDPDAKGAFFESPQGKEYRHATYYTESDTVPHL, encoded by the coding sequence ATGACCAGCCCCGGCGACTCCGGCGAGCGCGAGCAGTGGCCCCTCTGGGAGGTCTTCGTCCGTTCCTCCCGCGGCCTCTCTCACGTGCACGCTGGCTCCCTGCACGCCCCCGACGAGACGATGGCCGTGCGCAATGCGCGCGACCTCTACACCCGGCGGGGCGAGGGCGTCTCCATCTGGGTCGTGCGCGCCTCGGCGATCACGGCATCCGACCCCGACGCCAAGGGCGCCTTCTTCGAGTCCCCACAGGGCAAGGAATACCGCCACGCCACCTACTACACCGAGTCAGACACGGTGCCCCACCTATGA